From the Exiguobacterium marinum DSM 16307 genome, the window GCGTAAGTCACTTCATGATTTGGTGACATGGCCTGATAACTCTCCGTGATGTCTTTAAGCAAAGGAAGAAGGGGAAAGGTTGTGACGGTCAGTTGTTCTGCCGAATAATCAATTTTTTGATAATCGAGGAAGTTATCGACGAGTCGATCTAACCGCTCTGCCTCTTCTTTGACATGTCGCAACATTTTGGACGTTTTTTCATTACCATCATGATTGTTCATCAACAATTCAGTATAGCCATGAATGGCAGTCAGAGGAGTACGGAAGTCATGGGACAGTTCAGCGATAAACGCGTTTCTTCGTTCTTCAAAGCGAACGGTTTCGGTTTGATCACGCCACATGATGAAGACGCCTCTTGGTGTTCGGGTGAAGTTGAAGATCAGGTGTAGCGTCCGGTCATCAAACCGAACGCGTCGTGACGTCATGCTTGGCCATGTCTCGGTCTCGCACTCGAGCAATTCTTGAATCATGTGCGCAACTTGCGCCATATCTGCTCCATGCTCTTCAAAAATTGTATAGAGGAAACGAGTTAACGTTTCCATGGAAGTGAACGATTGTGTCATCATCGAAGGGCACCAGTGACGAAGCAGGTGATTCGTATAAAGACGGTGTTTCGAAAAATCGATATAACACATCGCATCCTGCACTTCTTCCACAACGGAAGCGATGGAGAACGTGTGACGTTCCTGTTTTTGACGAGCGGATCGTTTTTGTACTACCCTACGAAATCGGCGCATCAACCTACCTCCTCGCAATCATTTGTACAGTCGTTCACAACTAGTATACGACATTCGAGCAGGAATCCCTATACAGGCGATAGTCCTAACAGAAACGTACCGAAATTGGGACGGACATGCAAAATACCTCTCCGTTGAGTGAACGGAGAGGTATTGGGTCATTCGGTCACATTTAATTGTCCCATCATCCCGTTCTCTTCATGCTCGAGGATGTGGCAATGATACATGAACGTGCCGGTTTCGGTGAAGGTAAGTTCAATTTTTACCCGTTCATCAGGAGCGACGGCTACCGTGTCTTTCCAACCTTTCTCATAATCGGCTGGTGGGTTGCCATCTCGACTGATGATTCGGAACTGGACACCGTGAATGTGGAAGGGATGCGTCATCCCGCCCATCATGTCTGGTTTGTTCTCGATTTCCCATATCTCTGTGTCCCCTTGTTTCACTTTTATATCGATTCGGTCTGGATCATACGTATCGCCGTTGATGGACACCATGTTCCCCATCCCGAACAAGGTGAGCTGACGGTCTGTTTTCGTATTCACTGGAGTCGGTGTTTTCTTGCTCGTTGGTATATCGATGGACGCTTTGTCGAGTTCACCAACACGAAACGTAGTGAAAGATACTCCATCAGCCTCTAAGGCGACATCATCTTCTATTTCTGAAAAATCAATCAACACTTCGGCCCGTTCACCTGGTGTCAACGAGATGGTCTTCAAAGAAACCGGTTGTTCCAACAGCCCGCCGTCTGCCGCGATTTGCGTCATGTTTTCCCCATTCGATAGTGTAAAGTCAAAATCGCGCGCGTTCGAACCATTGACAAGGCGGACTCGGAGCGTTTCGGTTTGGACATCAAACGTTGTATTAATGGCTCCGTTCGCAAGAATCGTATCGCCCGTCGTCCCGTCGACGT encodes:
- a CDS encoding sensor histidine kinase, with translation MRRFRRVVQKRSARQKQERHTFSIASVVEEVQDAMCYIDFSKHRLYTNHLLRHWCPSMMTQSFTSMETLTRFLYTIFEEHGADMAQVAHMIQELLECETETWPSMTSRRVRFDDRTLHLIFNFTRTPRGVFIMWRDQTETVRFEERRNAFIAELSHDFRTPLTAIHGYTELLMNNHDGNEKTSKMLRHVKEEAERLDRLVDNFLDYQKIDYSAEQLTVTTFPLLPLLKDITESYQAMSPNHEVTYAAPPIHIQADEEKLKQMLHNLIGNAIKYSPEGGTVHTQVEDQAGIVTLSVSDTGIGIPADALPYVFDEYYRVDSKAHHTIKGTGLGLRICKRIAEAHGWGIHADSVYEEGTTFTIELHARHASSYVRTPPYAKRFD